The Glycine max cultivar Williams 82 chromosome 12, Glycine_max_v4.0, whole genome shotgun sequence genome window below encodes:
- the LOC100776723 gene encoding uncharacterized protein translates to MSASTKAWIVASSIGAVEALKDQLGVCRWNYALRSLQQHAKNNIRSYSQARKLSSASSAAVSNKVKRTKEEHMGKVIEFNCWGPSTAKF, encoded by the coding sequence ATGAGTGCATCAACCAAAGCTTGGATTGTGGCATCAAGCATAGGGGCAGTGGAGGCCTTGAAAGACCAATTAGGTGTATGCAGATGGAACTATGCTTTAAGGTCACTACAACAACATGCAAAGAACAACATCAGATCTTATAGTCAAGCTAGGAAATTGTCCTCTGCATCCTCTGCTGCGGTTTCCAACAAGGTCAAGAGAACCAAAGAAGAGCATATGGGGAAAGTCATCGAATTCAATTGCTGGGGTCCTAGTACTGCaaagttttaa